A region of Sparus aurata chromosome 8, fSpaAur1.1, whole genome shotgun sequence DNA encodes the following proteins:
- the pex11a gene encoding peroxisomal membrane protein 11A: MDAVVKFTNQSQGRDRIFRATQYACALSIYLLRNNSERKDLVAKLISLEATMSAGRKLFRLGNTINSIEAAKRTMRLSDRVLGLCLTAANINRALYFICDNALWARSVGLIRDIDKERWSLNASRCYFLSLVMHLTRDVYVVLQLMAQKVRDKHFRQKMDQHVSENPEVVDVVVPQLDAFLFVLLESLKSHPAVALDTLKNICDLFIPLDRLGIYQSNAGVVGFCGLMSSLIGILTLTHPELRIKP, translated from the exons ATGGACGCGGTTGTAAAGTTCACAAACCAAAGTCAAGGAAGGGACCGTATATTCAG GGCCACCCAGTATGCATGTGCACTGTCGATATATCTGCTTCGAAACAACTCGGAAAGAAAGGACCTCGTGGCAAAACTCATAAGTCTTGAAGCCACCATGAGCGCTGGACGAAAAT TGTTCAGGCTGGGAAACACAATAAATTCCATTGAGGCTGCTAAGCGAACCATGCGACTGTCTGACCGAGTACTGGGCCTGTGCCTTACTGCCGCCAACATCAACCGCGCCCTCTACTTTATCTGTGACAATGCACTTTGGGCCAGAAGTGTCGGCCTTATCCGCGATATCGACAAGGAACGGTGGAGCCTTAATGCCTCACGCTGCTACTTCCTCTCGCTGGTTATGCATCTGACCAGAGATGTTTATGTAGTTCTTCAGCTAATGGCACAGAAAGTAAGAGATAAGCACTTTAGACAGAAAATGGATCAACATGTCAGTGAGAATCCTGAAGTAGTCGACGTTGTCGTTCCACAGCTggatgcttttctttttgtgctgTTGGAGAGCCTAAAATCACATCCGGCTGTTGCCTTGGACACGCTGAAGAATATTTGTGATCTCTTCATTCCCTTAGACAGGTTGGGTATTTACCAGTCAAATGCAGGTGTGGTGGGATTTTGTGGTCTGATGTCTTCACTGATCGGGATTTTGACCCTCACACATCCCGAGCTGAGAATCAAACCTTGA